In Solibacillus isronensis, the following are encoded in one genomic region:
- a CDS encoding (2,3-dihydroxybenzoyl)adenylate synthase, with product MLDGFTPWPAERAEFYRESGCWVGLTFGQMLEDRARQFADNVAVMDDKRSLTYAQLNERVDQLAAGLLLLGIQKEDRVVVQLPNVAGYVEIVFALFKIGALPVFSLPSHRSNEIRYFCEFAEAKAYIVMDHFGGFDYRGLAREVQHAVHSLEHVIVLGEAQEFVSFDSLFSTQSIDFPEVRGSEVAFLQLSGGSTGISKLIPRTHDEYMYTIKLSVEQCQVTEETVFLVVLPVSHNYPMSSPGILGVLYAGGKIVLSPSPSPDVAFPLIEKHRVTMVPLVPSLALHWLDMKPNHTEDLSSLEVMLVGGSKFSAEAAKRVRPVFDCQLQQVFGMAEGLVNYTRLDDPDEIVIHTQGRPMSPYDEVKIVDDEDQELPVGETGHLLTRGPYTIQGYYKAPEHNEKAFTKDGFYRTGDIVRCTEDGYLIVEGRAKDQINRGGEKIAAEEVENMLLAHPAVHDTAIVGMPDYYMGEKSCAFIILRNTEVTKRQLKSFLRERGLATYKIPDEILFVEKFPLTHLGKVSKKDLRLLLEQQLQR from the coding sequence ATGTTAGATGGTTTTACACCGTGGCCTGCTGAGCGAGCTGAGTTTTATCGGGAGTCTGGTTGCTGGGTAGGTTTAACTTTCGGCCAGATGCTTGAAGATCGTGCTCGACAATTTGCTGACAATGTGGCGGTTATGGATGATAAACGATCACTTACATATGCACAGCTTAATGAGCGTGTGGACCAGTTGGCAGCCGGTCTTTTACTGCTTGGGATTCAGAAAGAGGATCGTGTCGTTGTACAGCTTCCGAATGTGGCGGGTTATGTAGAAATTGTATTTGCCCTATTTAAGATTGGTGCACTGCCTGTCTTTTCACTTCCCTCTCACCGTTCCAATGAGATTCGATACTTCTGCGAATTTGCGGAAGCGAAGGCTTATATCGTAATGGATCATTTTGGGGGATTTGACTACCGAGGTCTTGCGCGAGAAGTTCAGCACGCAGTTCATTCGCTGGAGCATGTCATCGTTCTTGGCGAGGCGCAGGAGTTTGTATCATTTGATTCATTATTCAGTACACAATCTATCGATTTCCCTGAAGTTAGAGGGAGCGAAGTAGCATTCTTGCAGCTATCTGGCGGGAGTACAGGAATTTCCAAGCTGATTCCGAGAACGCATGATGAGTATATGTACACGATTAAGTTGAGTGTTGAACAATGCCAGGTGACAGAAGAGACGGTATTTTTGGTTGTGCTACCGGTTTCTCATAATTATCCGATGAGTTCCCCGGGGATATTAGGGGTCCTTTATGCTGGCGGTAAAATCGTTTTAAGTCCATCGCCTAGTCCGGATGTTGCTTTCCCGCTTATTGAAAAGCACCGTGTGACAATGGTACCGCTTGTACCGTCCCTTGCCCTGCATTGGCTGGATATGAAGCCGAATCATACGGAGGATTTATCGAGTTTGGAAGTCATGCTTGTCGGCGGCTCGAAATTTAGTGCTGAAGCAGCGAAACGTGTGCGTCCTGTATTTGATTGTCAACTGCAGCAAGTATTCGGTATGGCGGAAGGTTTGGTGAATTACACTCGATTGGATGATCCTGATGAAATTGTCATTCATACGCAAGGTCGCCCGATGTCCCCATATGACGAGGTGAAAATCGTGGATGATGAAGACCAGGAATTGCCGGTTGGCGAAACAGGTCATCTGTTGACACGTGGACCTTATACGATTCAAGGATACTATAAAGCACCTGAACATAATGAAAAGGCGTTCACAAAGGATGGCTTTTACCGGACAGGTGATATTGTTCGATGCACGGAAGATGGTTATTTAATCGTAGAAGGCCGGGCAAAAGATCAAATTAACCGCGGCGGGGAAAAAATTGCTGCGGAAGAAGTGGAAAATATGCTGCTTGCCCACCCTGCAGTCCATGATACGGCAATTGTCGGGATGCCCGATTACTATATGGGTGAAAAAAGCTGTGCCTTCATTATTCTAAGGAATACGGAGGTAACAAAACGCCAGCTGAAGTCATTCTTGCGTGAGCGCGGGCTGGCTACTTATAAAATTCCGGATGAAATTTTATTTGTAGAGAAATTTCCATTGACCCATCTAGGCAAAGTTTCGAAAAAGGATTTACGCCTTTTACTTGAACAGCAATTACAACGTTAA
- a CDS encoding sensor histidine kinase: protein MSKTLNYMADEIVKTDQLKNDFISSISHELRTPLTGIKGWAEMLESPEGLTEKEINFGLRMINSESDRLIKLVEDLLNFSRYESNRIELLLTKFAYATLVEEVTLQLQSKANEKNIRMKLNSNPVSIYADEDKIRQVLLNTIENAIKFSPHNSEIVIKQYESNGKAICIIRDEGIGIKEEQLQHIMNSFYKADVKSVGAGLGLAISRTIILKHGETIEVNSVYGKGTEVFIELPLISSL, encoded by the coding sequence ATGTCAAAAACACTGAATTATATGGCGGATGAGATTGTCAAAACGGACCAGTTAAAAAATGATTTCATCTCCTCAATTTCCCATGAACTTCGGACACCGCTGACAGGAATAAAAGGATGGGCTGAAATGCTGGAGTCACCAGAAGGCTTAACGGAAAAAGAAATCAACTTTGGTTTACGGATGATCAACAGTGAATCTGATCGCCTCATAAAATTGGTGGAGGATCTTCTGAATTTCTCAAGATATGAGTCAAACCGCATTGAGCTACTCCTGACAAAGTTTGCCTATGCGACACTGGTTGAAGAAGTAACATTACAGTTGCAAAGTAAAGCAAATGAAAAGAATATCCGCATGAAACTGAATAGTAACCCAGTTTCTATTTACGCCGATGAAGATAAAATCCGGCAAGTTTTATTGAATACAATCGAAAATGCGATTAAATTTTCGCCTCATAACAGCGAAATAGTTATTAAGCAATACGAATCGAACGGGAAGGCGATTTGTATAATTCGGGATGAAGGAATTGGAATAAAGGAAGAACAACTACAGCATATTATGAATTCTTTTTATAAAGCCGATGTGAAATCCGTTGGTGCCGGACTTGGATTAGCGATTTCCCGTACGATCATTTTAAAGCACGGCGAGACAATCGAGGTGAATAGCGTATACGGAAAAGGTACAGAAGTTTTTATTGAATTGCCCTTAATTAGTAGCCTGTAA
- a CDS encoding acyl-CoA thioesterase, translated as MEESKPCNASRVIRSSRVFPNDFNNHNTLFGGRLLSDMDQVASISAAKHSRRECVTASVDTVEFLTPIRPEEAVTFESFVVWTGTSSMEVFIKVHAENMRTGESKIAAISYFTFIALDSAGQPTKIPQVYPETIEERYLYEKSKQRTNYRNDKRVFNKETVSYLRKNHSWMA; from the coding sequence ATGGAAGAGTCAAAACCTTGTAATGCTTCAAGAGTCATTCGTTCAAGTCGGGTATTCCCGAATGATTTTAATAATCATAATACTTTGTTTGGTGGCAGGCTGTTGAGCGATATGGACCAAGTAGCCTCAATATCTGCGGCAAAGCATAGCAGACGAGAATGTGTCACGGCATCGGTTGATACAGTAGAATTTTTAACACCGATCCGTCCGGAAGAAGCCGTTACCTTCGAGTCATTTGTAGTTTGGACGGGGACGAGCTCGATGGAAGTGTTTATAAAAGTGCATGCCGAAAATATGCGGACAGGAGAAAGCAAGATTGCGGCAATTTCCTATTTTACATTTATAGCGCTTGATTCAGCCGGGCAACCTACTAAAATTCCACAAGTTTATCCGGAAACAATCGAAGAACGCTATTTATATGAAAAATCCAAACAGCGCACGAATTACCGGAATGATAAACGGGTTTTCAATAAAGAAACAGTGAGTTACCTTCGAAAAAATCATTCTTGGATGGCGTAA
- a CDS encoding amidohydrolase family protein yields the protein MRIFDAHFHIIDYQFPIIESQGYMPPSYDVAAYNKETKDLSIKGGAIVSGSFQGFDQTYLLHSLKKLGPAFCGVTQLPYTVSDEEIEALHKSGVRALRFNIKRGGSEDLSKLDYFARRVHELVGWHSELYIDAKELPEIAATIEKLPAISIDHLGLSEEGLPHLLKLVDKGVRVKATGFGRVELNVQKALQEVYSINPDALMFGTDLPSTRAKRPFEVADITLIQQLFDEQASDKILYSNASAWYFGK from the coding sequence ATGAGAATTTTTGATGCACATTTTCATATTATCGATTATCAGTTTCCGATTATTGAAAGTCAGGGGTATATGCCGCCAAGCTATGACGTTGCAGCTTACAATAAGGAAACAAAAGATCTATCAATTAAAGGCGGAGCAATTGTTTCGGGCTCATTTCAAGGATTTGACCAGACATATTTACTGCATTCATTGAAGAAACTTGGACCGGCATTTTGCGGCGTAACCCAATTGCCGTATACGGTGTCCGACGAAGAAATTGAAGCACTGCACAAAAGTGGAGTGAGAGCATTGCGCTTTAACATTAAACGCGGAGGCTCGGAAGATTTATCGAAGCTTGATTATTTTGCAAGACGTGTGCATGAATTGGTCGGCTGGCATAGCGAGCTGTATATTGATGCGAAAGAACTGCCTGAAATAGCTGCAACAATTGAAAAATTACCGGCGATCTCCATCGATCATTTAGGGTTATCCGAAGAAGGGCTGCCGCATTTACTGAAGCTGGTCGATAAAGGGGTTCGTGTGAAAGCGACAGGTTTTGGCCGTGTCGAATTGAATGTACAAAAAGCACTGCAGGAGGTATACAGCATTAACCCGGATGCACTGATGTTCGGAACGGACTTGCCGTCAACCCGGGCAAAAAGGCCATTTGAGGTTGCTGATATTACACTGATCCAGCAACTTTTCGATGAACAGGCTAGCGATAAGATTTTATATTCGAATGCGTCGGCATGGTATTTTGGAAAATAA
- a CDS encoding phosphopantetheine-binding protein codes for MTTQTDFTMEQLRELVAQYVTEPIDTISDEDYLLDVGIDSITMMTIVEELRQKGFALTFIQLADEPTIYGWHRLIKQSMADYGG; via the coding sequence ATGACAACTCAAACTGATTTTACAATGGAACAGCTGCGCGAACTTGTTGCTCAATATGTGACAGAACCGATTGATACGATTTCGGATGAAGATTATTTACTGGATGTCGGAATCGATTCCATCACGATGATGACAATCGTTGAAGAACTCCGCCAAAAAGGCTTTGCACTTACATTCATACAGCTTGCCGATGAGCCAACAATCTACGGGTGGCATCGTCTAATCAAACAATCGATGGCAGATTACGGAGGTTGA
- a CDS encoding lysozyme inhibitor LprI family protein — MKKLVGMFTACLLLAGCGALTLIEENSLADEETKVLSAQLQEFNEVKEAKSQADWDRVLEKAHSLLENPALDNNLKKELEGMVVEAETEINKSIRESFEQNSANGDEEGNPPPGEPEDPSVSLKEKYLAKLADVEKSVKEFDEIFDQIFDQGIQVEMTAAEGEIFSKWDMLLNEIYADLKKTLPPNDMSKLREEQRDWLEYRDEKATEDALQYKGGSMETLQYESTQAQLTKERCYQLVDLYMK; from the coding sequence ATGAAGAAATTAGTAGGAATGTTTACTGCTTGCTTATTGCTGGCCGGCTGCGGAGCATTAACATTGATTGAGGAAAATAGTTTAGCCGATGAAGAAACAAAGGTTTTGTCTGCACAACTTCAAGAATTCAATGAAGTAAAGGAAGCAAAGAGTCAGGCCGATTGGGACCGTGTTTTGGAAAAAGCACACTCACTGCTGGAAAATCCGGCATTGGACAACAATTTAAAAAAAGAGCTTGAAGGCATGGTTGTAGAAGCCGAAACGGAAATTAATAAGAGCATCAGAGAAAGCTTTGAACAAAATTCCGCGAACGGGGACGAAGAAGGAAATCCCCCGCCTGGAGAACCCGAAGATCCATCTGTCAGCTTGAAGGAAAAGTACCTCGCTAAATTAGCAGATGTAGAAAAAAGTGTGAAAGAGTTTGATGAAATTTTTGATCAAATTTTTGATCAAGGGATACAAGTAGAAATGACAGCAGCAGAGGGAGAAATATTCTCGAAATGGGATATGCTATTAAATGAAATCTACGCAGATCTAAAGAAAACCTTGCCACCTAATGACATGAGCAAACTAAGAGAAGAGCAGCGTGACTGGCTGGAATATCGCGACGAAAAGGCAACAGAGGACGCATTACAATATAAAGGCGGATCAATGGAAACACTACAATATGAAAGCACTCAAGCTCAGTTAACAAAAGAGCGATGCTATCAATTAGTCGATTTGTATATGAAATAG